From the genome of Triticum aestivum cultivar Chinese Spring chromosome 3B, IWGSC CS RefSeq v2.1, whole genome shotgun sequence, one region includes:
- the LOC123070752 gene encoding uncharacterized protein has translation MYYSDFIPYINSYTEIYIWVQLQLQNHPAKFWEDGIKDYITHAFEIMVFYLCSIPKSIVHCQVHEAKRSLLDYFFTELGATKESYVLIFLKKLEVQDNDLLYMFVVMPYFLGIWMYCWSC, from the exons ATGTACTACTCGGATTTCATCCCCTACATCAACTCATACACAGAGATCTACAT CTGGGTACAACTACAGTTGCAAAATCATCCAGCCAAATTTTGGGAGGATGGCATAAAAGATTACATAACCCATGCTTTTGAAATCATG GTATTCTATTTATGCTCCATTCCGAAATCTATTGTGCACTGCCAAGTCCATGAGGCGAAGCGCTCACTGCTCGACTATTTCTTTACTGAACTGGGAGCAACAAAG GAGAGTTATGTGCTGATTTTTTTGAAGAAGCTGGAAGTCCAAGACAACGACTTGCTTTATATGTTTGTTGTAATGCCGTATTTTCTGGGAATTTGGATGTACTGTTGGTCTTGCTGA